In Pedobacter sp. W3I1, one DNA window encodes the following:
- a CDS encoding GDP-L-fucose synthase — protein sequence MEKNAKIYVAGHRGMVGSAIYRKLQKEGYENIITKTSGELDLRNQQAVTDFFAAEKPDYVFLAAAKVGGIVANNTYRADFLYENLAIQNNVIHNAYVIGVKKLMFLGSSCIYPKMAPQPLKEDYLLTGILEHTNEPYAIAKIAGIKMCDAYRDQYGCNFISVMPTNLYGFNDNYHPQNSHVLPALIRKVHEAKANNEKEIVVWGSGSPMREFLFADDLADACYFLMQNYNEPHLINVGTGHDLTIKDLALLIKDVLGFEGELVFDASKPDGTPRKLMDVSKLHNLGWKHKIELKEGIALAYQDFESRY from the coding sequence GTGGAAAAAAACGCTAAAATATATGTTGCAGGCCATCGGGGCATGGTGGGCTCGGCCATTTACCGCAAACTGCAAAAAGAGGGTTACGAGAATATCATAACCAAAACTTCGGGCGAGTTAGATTTACGCAACCAACAGGCCGTTACAGATTTCTTTGCAGCAGAAAAACCAGATTACGTATTTCTCGCCGCAGCGAAAGTGGGTGGCATTGTAGCTAATAATACATACAGGGCCGACTTTCTCTACGAGAATTTAGCCATACAAAATAACGTGATCCACAATGCTTATGTAATAGGCGTTAAGAAACTAATGTTTTTGGGGTCGAGCTGCATTTATCCTAAAATGGCCCCACAGCCTTTAAAAGAGGATTACCTTTTAACCGGAATTTTAGAGCATACCAACGAACCTTATGCCATTGCAAAAATTGCAGGAATCAAAATGTGCGATGCTTATCGTGATCAGTATGGCTGTAATTTCATCTCGGTAATGCCAACAAATTTATATGGCTTTAATGATAATTATCACCCTCAAAATTCGCATGTTTTACCAGCTTTGATCCGTAAGGTACACGAAGCAAAAGCGAATAACGAAAAAGAGATTGTGGTTTGGGGATCAGGTTCGCCCATGCGCGAATTTTTGTTTGCAGATGATCTGGCAGATGCCTGTTATTTCCTGATGCAAAACTATAACGAACCACATTTGATTAACGTGGGTACCGGACACGATTTAACCATTAAAGATTTAGCTTTATTAATCAAAGACGTATTGGGCTTTGAAGGCGAATTGGTATTCGATGCCAGCAAACCTGACGGAACACCGCGTAAGTTGATGGACGTAAGCAAACTCCATAACCTGGGCTGGAAACATAAAATCGAACTTAAAGAAGGTATTGCCCTGGCATATCAGGATTTTGAAAGCCGGTACTAA
- the trmB gene encoding tRNA (guanosine(46)-N7)-methyltransferase TrmB, with protein MEQGKALKGNWASEHFKNTNPIVLELACGKGEYSVNLARLFPEKNFIGVDYKGNRIWRGAKTAIEDGINNVAFLRIQIENLLEYFNEGEIDEIWITFPDPQPQDSREKKRLTFPAFLNRYKLVLKPGGNVNLKTDNDQLYAYTCEKVTELGLPVHKNTDHLYTSDLVDEVLSIKTYYEKKYLLHDKNINYIQFSFE; from the coding sequence TTGGAACAAGGAAAAGCTTTAAAAGGAAACTGGGCTTCGGAACACTTTAAAAATACGAATCCCATTGTACTCGAACTGGCCTGTGGAAAAGGCGAATATTCGGTAAACTTAGCCAGGTTATTCCCTGAAAAAAACTTTATAGGTGTTGATTATAAAGGTAACCGCATTTGGAGAGGAGCCAAAACAGCTATTGAAGATGGAATTAACAACGTTGCTTTTTTAAGAATCCAGATTGAAAATTTACTGGAATATTTCAACGAAGGAGAAATTGATGAGATCTGGATCACTTTCCCCGATCCGCAACCGCAGGACAGTCGTGAGAAAAAACGCTTGACTTTTCCGGCATTCCTGAACCGTTATAAACTCGTTTTAAAACCAGGCGGTAACGTTAATTTGAAAACGGATAACGACCAACTGTATGCTTATACCTGCGAAAAGGTGACCGAATTAGGCTTGCCTGTACATAAAAATACCGATCATCTATATACTTCTGATCTAGTTGATGAGGTATTGTCGATCAAAACCTATTACGAGAAAAAATACTTGTTGCACGATAAAAATATTAATTATATTCAATTTTCTTTTGAATAA
- a CDS encoding MGMT family protein, with protein MDTNFYEQVYEIARLIPIGRVTSYGAIAKSLGAAKSSRMVGHAMLYAETAHPKVPAHRVVNSSGLLTGKFHFKPPELMEELLRKEGVEVKDDKVVNFKKVFWNPLEEINLD; from the coding sequence ATGGATACCAACTTTTACGAACAGGTTTATGAGATTGCCCGGTTAATTCCGATAGGAAGGGTTACCTCTTATGGCGCTATCGCGAAAAGTTTAGGTGCAGCAAAATCCTCAAGAATGGTGGGGCATGCTATGCTTTATGCCGAAACAGCCCATCCCAAAGTGCCTGCACATAGGGTGGTAAACAGTAGTGGCCTGCTTACCGGAAAGTTTCATTTTAAACCACCCGAACTGATGGAGGAGCTGTTAAGGAAAGAAGGCGTTGAAGTGAAAGACGATAAGGTGGTAAACTTTAAAAAAGTATTCTGGAATCCTTTGGAAGAAATAAATCTAGATTAA
- a CDS encoding carboxymuconolactone decarboxylase family protein: MGKLVEEFNGYREKMNDRIMETANTNIKRFFALDTTSYADGALDVKTKEMLGLVASMVLRCDDCIKYHLGKCFDAGVNNDEMNEIFMIANLVGGSIVIPHYRRAVEYWDELNA; this comes from the coding sequence ATGGGAAAGCTTGTAGAAGAATTTAATGGCTATCGTGAAAAAATGAACGATAGGATAATGGAAACAGCAAATACAAATATTAAACGTTTTTTTGCGCTCGATACAACCTCCTATGCTGATGGAGCCTTAGATGTTAAAACGAAAGAAATGTTAGGCCTGGTAGCCTCGATGGTTTTGCGTTGTGATGATTGCATTAAATACCATTTAGGTAAATGTTTCGATGCCGGTGTAAACAATGATGAGATGAACGAAATTTTCATGATCGCCAATCTTGTAGGCGGTAGTATTGTAATCCCGCATTATAGGAGAGCTGTGGAGTATTGGGATGAGTTGAATGCTTAG
- a CDS encoding four helix bundle protein → MGKFRELIAYKKGFTLLMDIFTLTKDFPKSEQYSLVDQIRRSSRSVCSSIGEAYKKRRYPNHFISKLSDADMENGETQVWLDVALACNYISEEKFNHLDSQCEEISKLLNFMINNPAKFA, encoded by the coding sequence ATGGGTAAGTTTAGAGAATTAATAGCCTATAAAAAAGGATTTACACTTCTGATGGATATCTTTACATTAACGAAAGATTTTCCAAAATCAGAGCAGTATAGTTTGGTTGATCAGATCCGCAGATCTTCAAGATCTGTTTGCAGTAGTATTGGTGAAGCTTATAAAAAAAGAAGGTATCCAAATCATTTCATCAGCAAACTATCAGACGCCGATATGGAAAATGGTGAAACGCAAGTTTGGTTAGATGTAGCGCTTGCATGTAACTATATTTCTGAGGAAAAATTCAATCACTTGGATAGTCAATGTGAAGAGATAAGCAAATTATTAAACTTCATGATTAACAATCCTGCAAAATTCGCATAA
- a CDS encoding DNA-3-methyladenine glycosylase I: MTQDSGLKTKDLVTRCSWAGNDPLYIKYHDEEWGKPVYDDKILFEFLILEGAQAGLSWITILRRRENYRKAFANFDVEKVAAFTEKDVERLMNDEGIIRNRLKVNGAISNAKLFIEIQKEFGNFSKYMWSFVPGGKPIQNHIEKMSDVPPRTELSDQISKDMKKRGFKFFGTTICYAHMQATGMVNDHLLNCCAR; this comes from the coding sequence ATGACTCAAGACTCTGGACTCAAGACTAAGGACTTAGTAACCCGCTGTAGTTGGGCTGGAAACGACCCACTCTACATCAAATATCACGATGAAGAATGGGGAAAACCAGTTTATGATGATAAAATTTTATTTGAATTCCTGATCCTCGAAGGTGCGCAGGCAGGTTTAAGCTGGATTACTATTCTTAGAAGGCGCGAAAACTACCGTAAAGCCTTTGCCAATTTTGATGTGGAAAAAGTAGCGGCTTTTACCGAGAAAGATGTGGAGCGTTTGATGAACGATGAGGGCATTATCCGCAACCGCTTAAAAGTTAACGGTGCCATTAGCAACGCTAAATTGTTTATCGAAATCCAGAAAGAATTTGGCAATTTCTCTAAATACATGTGGAGTTTTGTTCCAGGTGGTAAGCCGATCCAAAATCACATCGAAAAAATGAGCGATGTTCCTCCACGAACAGAACTCTCCGATCAGATTAGTAAAGACATGAAAAAACGTGGTTTCAAATTTTTCGGCACAACTATTTGCTACGCACACATGCAGGCAACGGGAATGGTTAACGACCACTTATTAAACTGTTGTGCAAGATAG
- a CDS encoding type II CAAX prenyl endopeptidase Rce1 family protein, whose protein sequence is MIQTLSAFWQFLKKPKPLKLSKDNKSLWRDLLWLLILDLLFAGLVMSTYYVLVHFNIIKEYVEETDLLKKYGIITTLFIACIFAPIVEEFLFRWHLTKKYIPIYFVCFTLGMICNYFIKSSNLTWPVYIFFLLVALVIQGYFKRIGIRKRLVFQQRSFVYLFYYSAIVFGLTHLGNIKGLTLSDPAFIIFVISQAFAGLSLGYLRIKYGLLYSILLHCFLNFVMVALEILFQLN, encoded by the coding sequence ATGATACAAACGCTCTCTGCATTCTGGCAATTCTTAAAAAAGCCAAAACCTTTAAAACTCAGTAAAGATAATAAATCTCTTTGGAGAGATCTGTTGTGGCTGCTCATACTTGATCTATTATTTGCAGGTTTAGTAATGAGCACTTATTACGTGTTGGTGCACTTTAATATTATTAAAGAGTATGTAGAGGAAACGGACCTACTAAAAAAATATGGCATCATAACAACCTTATTTATTGCTTGTATTTTTGCTCCGATAGTAGAAGAGTTTTTGTTCAGATGGCATCTAACAAAAAAATATATCCCAATTTATTTTGTGTGTTTTACGCTTGGTATGATATGCAATTATTTTATTAAAAGCAGCAATCTCACGTGGCCTGTCTATATCTTTTTTCTTCTCGTAGCACTAGTTATTCAAGGATATTTTAAACGGATAGGCATTCGTAAAAGACTGGTCTTTCAACAACGGTCGTTTGTTTATCTCTTTTATTATTCCGCTATTGTATTTGGTTTAACACATTTAGGCAATATTAAAGGTTTAACCCTAAGCGATCCTGCATTCATCATATTTGTAATCTCTCAAGCTTTTGCAGGTTTATCTTTGGGTTATCTGCGTATTAAATATGGCTTATTATATTCCATCTTGCTGCACTGCTTTTTAAATTTTGTCATGGTAGCATTGGAGATTCTTTTTCAGTTAAATTGA
- the polA gene encoding DNA polymerase I has protein sequence MNKKLFLLDGMALMYRAHFALSKNPRFTSTGINTSAVMGFTNTLLDVLKKEKPTHMAVVFDTEAPTERHISFEAYKAHRQAMPEDLAAAMPYVIKLITGFNIPVITSDGYEADDIIGTLAKKAEQKGYQVYCMTPDKDFAQLVSENIFIYKPSRMGNDMEILGVKEVLAKWEIENVLQVIDILGLWGDAVDNIPGIPGIGEKTAKALIKQYGSMENIIANSHELKGKQRENVENFAEQGLISKKLATILLDVPVELDEASLELCDPSRDLLEPLFTELEFRTLGRRVFGDEFSVTTARFQEGTQTDLFGNQTGEAIQYTNTLEEEPAEKLPAKTIENTEHDYQLIDTAEQRADLIKLLLAEKRISFDTETTGTDANMAELVGLSFSIKPGTGYYIPVPAAREEAQVIVDEFRVVLENEAIEKIGQNTKYDILVLKWYGVEVKGKLFDTMLAHYLIDPDTRHGMDVLSENYLGYSPISITKLIGAKGKNQGTMRDVPVIDVVDYAAEDADVTLQLAHIFEPKLKELNAAKLAEEIENPLVYVLADIEKEGVRIDIETLKAYSKELEIEIIKFEQNVYDKAGIKFNLASPKQLGEVLFDKLQLDPKAKKTKTGQYQTGEDVLLALASKSDIVQDILDFRQLQKLKSTYVDALPLMVNPKTGRVHTSYNQAVAATGRLSSNNPNLQNIPIRTERGREVRKAFIARDENHILLSADYSQIELRIIAEISKEENMLDAFNKGIDIHTATAAKVYGVSIEEVDGTQRRNAKAVNFGIIYGQSAFGLSQNLGIPRKEAAEIIEQYFAQYPGIKRYMSDTMNFARENGFVETIMGRRRYLRDINSANQTVRGFAERNAINAPIQGSAADMIKIAMINIHKEMKAQHMQSTMTMQVHDELVFDVLRTEKEAMKAIIQDKMANAIKLTVPIVVEIGEGDNWLAAH, from the coding sequence ATGAATAAAAAACTCTTTCTCTTAGATGGTATGGCGCTGATGTACAGGGCGCATTTTGCATTAAGTAAAAACCCTCGTTTTACCTCAACAGGCATTAATACATCGGCAGTAATGGGCTTTACCAATACTTTGTTAGATGTTTTGAAGAAAGAAAAACCAACGCATATGGCTGTTGTGTTCGATACTGAGGCGCCAACAGAAAGGCATATCTCTTTTGAAGCGTATAAAGCACACCGCCAGGCCATGCCCGAAGATCTGGCTGCGGCAATGCCTTATGTGATCAAGTTAATTACTGGTTTCAATATTCCTGTAATCACCTCTGATGGTTACGAGGCTGATGATATTATTGGTACGCTGGCCAAAAAAGCCGAACAAAAAGGTTATCAGGTTTATTGTATGACACCGGATAAGGATTTTGCACAATTGGTTTCCGAAAATATTTTTATTTACAAACCTTCCCGTATGGGTAACGATATGGAAATATTGGGGGTTAAAGAAGTGCTGGCAAAATGGGAGATCGAAAATGTATTACAAGTTATTGACATTTTAGGACTATGGGGCGATGCGGTAGATAATATTCCAGGCATTCCTGGTATAGGCGAGAAAACAGCGAAAGCTTTGATCAAACAATATGGCTCTATGGAGAACATTATTGCAAATTCGCACGAGTTAAAAGGCAAACAGCGCGAAAATGTGGAAAATTTTGCAGAACAAGGTTTAATATCCAAAAAATTAGCCACCATCTTATTGGATGTACCTGTTGAACTGGACGAAGCCAGTTTGGAACTCTGCGATCCAAGTCGCGATTTATTAGAACCTTTATTTACCGAATTAGAATTCAGGACTTTGGGCCGCAGGGTATTTGGTGATGAATTTTCGGTTACTACAGCGCGCTTTCAGGAAGGTACGCAGACCGATTTATTTGGTAACCAGACTGGGGAAGCCATTCAATATACCAATACGCTTGAAGAAGAGCCAGCAGAAAAGCTTCCTGCTAAAACCATCGAAAATACAGAACACGATTATCAATTGATTGATACTGCTGAGCAACGTGCAGACCTAATTAAATTATTGCTTGCCGAAAAACGGATCTCATTTGATACCGAAACCACAGGAACCGATGCAAACATGGCCGAGTTAGTTGGTTTATCTTTCTCGATAAAACCAGGTACAGGTTATTACATTCCGGTTCCTGCGGCCAGAGAAGAAGCTCAGGTTATTGTTGATGAGTTTAGGGTAGTATTGGAAAATGAGGCAATCGAAAAAATTGGTCAGAATACCAAATACGATATTTTAGTGCTGAAATGGTATGGCGTAGAGGTAAAAGGTAAACTTTTCGATACCATGCTTGCTCATTATCTGATTGATCCCGATACCCGCCATGGTATGGATGTTTTATCAGAGAACTACCTTGGTTACTCCCCGATCTCCATTACCAAACTGATTGGTGCAAAAGGTAAAAACCAGGGCACCATGCGCGATGTTCCGGTAATTGATGTGGTAGATTATGCTGCCGAAGATGCTGATGTGACGCTACAACTGGCACATATCTTCGAGCCAAAATTAAAAGAATTAAATGCGGCCAAACTAGCCGAAGAAATTGAGAACCCTTTGGTTTATGTTTTGGCAGATATAGAAAAAGAAGGTGTTCGCATTGACATCGAAACCTTAAAAGCCTACTCTAAAGAGCTCGAAATTGAAATTATTAAGTTCGAACAGAATGTTTACGATAAAGCAGGGATTAAATTTAACCTGGCTTCACCAAAACAATTGGGTGAGGTTTTATTTGATAAACTTCAGCTCGATCCGAAAGCTAAAAAGACTAAAACAGGTCAGTATCAAACCGGAGAAGATGTTTTGTTGGCATTAGCGAGTAAAAGTGATATTGTGCAGGATATTTTAGATTTCCGCCAGTTACAGAAACTTAAATCAACCTATGTTGATGCATTGCCTTTGATGGTTAACCCAAAAACAGGAAGAGTACACACTTCTTATAACCAGGCTGTGGCGGCAACGGGAAGATTAAGTTCTAACAATCCAAATTTACAGAATATCCCGATCCGTACCGAACGCGGCAGAGAGGTACGTAAAGCCTTTATTGCAAGGGATGAAAATCACATCTTGTTATCAGCCGATTATTCGCAGATAGAATTGCGCATTATTGCCGAAATAAGTAAGGAAGAGAACATGCTCGATGCTTTTAACAAAGGGATCGATATCCACACGGCCACAGCAGCAAAAGTATATGGCGTAAGTATCGAAGAAGTTGATGGAACGCAGCGCAGAAATGCCAAGGCCGTTAACTTCGGAATCATTTATGGTCAGTCTGCTTTTGGTTTATCGCAAAATTTAGGTATTCCACGTAAAGAAGCTGCCGAAATTATAGAACAATATTTTGCCCAATACCCAGGTATTAAACGTTACATGAGCGATACCATGAACTTCGCCCGCGAAAACGGATTTGTAGAAACGATAATGGGCAGAAGACGTTATTTAAGAGACATTAACTCTGCCAACCAAACCGTAAGAGGTTTTGCAGAACGAAATGCCATTAACGCGCCTATACAAGGGTCTGCAGCCGATATGATCAAGATTGCGATGATTAATATTCATAAAGAAATGAAAGCGCAGCATATGCAATCAACCATGACCATGCAGGTGCATGATGAGTTGGTGTTTGACGTGCTGAGAACGGAAAAGGAAGCAATGAAAGCAATTATTCAGGATAAAATGGCCAACGCCATTAAACTCACTGTACCCATTGTAGTAGAGATTGGCGAGGGAGATAATTGGTTGGCTGCACATTAA
- a CDS encoding metal-dependent hydrolase, translating into MKYTYYGQSCFLLEAAGKKLLFDPFISHNQLAKNIDIKAIEADYILVSHGHSDHVADLVTLAKQTQATVIAMPEIIEWVSKQGVEKVHGMNFGKFTFDWGAVRMVPATHSSGLPDGSYGGNPAGFVLEVGGKQIYFAGDTGLTIEMKVLADIYNLDYAILPIGGNYTMDVDDALIATKYFDCDNVIGVHYNTFPVIEIDTQAALDKFKRENKTLLLPAIGETINL; encoded by the coding sequence ATGAAATATACCTACTACGGCCAATCTTGCTTCCTGTTAGAAGCAGCCGGCAAAAAATTACTATTCGATCCGTTTATATCGCATAATCAATTAGCTAAAAATATAGATATTAAAGCCATTGAGGCCGATTATATACTGGTTAGCCATGGCCATAGCGATCATGTGGCCGATTTGGTAACCCTGGCAAAACAAACCCAGGCTACGGTTATAGCCATGCCAGAAATTATTGAGTGGGTTTCGAAACAGGGCGTAGAAAAAGTGCATGGAATGAATTTCGGTAAATTTACTTTTGATTGGGGAGCTGTACGCATGGTGCCAGCTACACACTCATCAGGCTTACCAGATGGAAGTTACGGCGGAAATCCTGCCGGTTTTGTACTTGAAGTAGGCGGTAAACAGATTTACTTTGCAGGCGATACGGGTTTAACCATCGAGATGAAAGTTTTGGCTGACATTTACAACCTGGATTATGCCATCTTACCGATCGGCGGGAATTACACCATGGATGTTGATGACGCATTAATTGCTACCAAATATTTCGATTGCGACAATGTAATCGGTGTACATTACAATACATTTCCGGTTATCGAAATTGATACCCAGGCTGCGTTAGATAAATTTAAACGCGAAAACAAAACTTTATTATTGCCAGCAATTGGTGAGACGATAAACTTATAA
- a CDS encoding YbaB/EbfC family nucleoid-associated protein, which translates to MFDKLFAAQQKAEEIKKRLDTISVFGEVENGAIKITATANKAITGISIDEEFLKNADKEELEELLLTAINKAMASAEQVSAAEMQASAQDMLGGLGGMFGQ; encoded by the coding sequence ATGTTCGATAAATTATTTGCGGCTCAACAAAAAGCCGAAGAAATTAAAAAACGCCTGGATACCATCTCGGTATTTGGCGAAGTTGAAAATGGTGCGATAAAAATCACCGCTACAGCAAACAAAGCCATCACCGGAATTTCCATTGATGAGGAGTTTTTAAAAAATGCGGATAAGGAAGAATTAGAAGAACTTTTGTTAACGGCTATTAATAAAGCCATGGCAAGCGCCGAACAGGTAAGCGCTGCCGAAATGCAGGCATCAGCACAAGATATGCTTGGAGGCTTAGGCGGTATGTTCGGGCAATAA
- a CDS encoding serine hydrolase, with the protein MNFRYICSALALSVTLLTACSSKKSEEKKAAEKKIRTKDDDKADSLLLVYNPQKGDKWIADFVDNLHRKFNFNGNMLVAKDGKILYEKAVGWADYLHRDSLTINSEFELASITKTFTGTAIMQLVEAGKLSLNDNVKKFYPNFPYEGITVKLLLSHRSGMMNYVYFIDDIWRKEKRNMKKGVTNQEVMNVIAERKPNPYTKPDNRFHYNNSNFMVLGAIIEKVTGQRYSQYMMEHVFKPAGLKHTHVYSTTEYEKIPVDVVGHDRNSFRYSVAQNFLDGPVGDKGIYSTVHDLVLFDKYLKNGRLLTKKSLDSAYVGRNKPINGHFNYGYGWRMFDGEKMDKVVYHTGWWHGFRHIYVRDLDKNIVIIFLGNLTNGSLMHLDELYKHFNMPVIRKGAYHGNGSLPGSDED; encoded by the coding sequence ATGAATTTTCGATATATATGTTCAGCATTAGCCCTCTCTGTAACTTTACTAACCGCATGTTCAAGCAAAAAATCTGAAGAGAAAAAGGCTGCTGAAAAAAAAATCCGCACCAAAGACGACGACAAAGCAGACAGCCTCTTACTGGTCTATAATCCGCAAAAAGGCGATAAATGGATTGCTGATTTTGTAGATAATCTACACCGGAAATTCAATTTCAACGGAAATATGCTGGTAGCCAAAGATGGAAAAATTCTTTACGAAAAAGCCGTAGGCTGGGCTGATTACCTGCACCGCGATAGTTTAACCATCAACTCAGAATTTGAGTTGGCCTCAATTACCAAAACCTTTACCGGTACAGCCATTATGCAATTGGTAGAAGCCGGGAAGCTTTCGTTAAACGATAATGTAAAAAAATTCTATCCTAACTTCCCATACGAAGGAATAACGGTGAAATTATTGCTTTCTCACCGCAGCGGTATGATGAATTATGTTTACTTCATTGACGACATTTGGCGTAAGGAAAAACGCAACATGAAAAAAGGTGTAACCAATCAGGAAGTAATGAATGTTATTGCTGAGCGGAAACCAAACCCATACACTAAACCCGATAACCGTTTTCACTACAACAACTCCAACTTTATGGTTTTGGGAGCTATTATTGAAAAGGTAACCGGACAACGTTATTCGCAGTATATGATGGAGCATGTGTTTAAACCTGCCGGATTAAAGCATACGCATGTGTATAGTACCACTGAGTATGAAAAAATTCCGGTTGATGTGGTTGGTCATGACCGCAATAGTTTTAGATATTCTGTTGCACAGAATTTTTTAGACGGTCCTGTTGGAGATAAAGGCATTTATAGCACGGTACACGATCTGGTATTATTTGATAAATACTTGAAGAACGGAAGATTGCTGACCAAAAAGAGTCTAGATTCAGCATATGTAGGTCGCAATAAACCTATAAACGGTCATTTTAACTATGGTTATGGCTGGAGGATGTTCGATGGCGAAAAGATGGACAAAGTAGTTTACCACACCGGTTGGTGGCATGGTTTTCGCCATATTTATGTGCGAGATTTAGACAAAAACATTGTGATTATATTTTTAGGCAACCTTACTAATGGAAGTTTAATGCATCTTGACGAACTTTATAAACACTTCAACATGCCGGTTATCCGTAAGGGGGCTTACCATGGTAACGGCAGTTTACCAGGAAGCGACGAAGATTAA
- a CDS encoding cupin domain-containing protein, translated as MDKEKLIQEAYLVAHKIEENGNFPNNPTLPLMIYKGTFRLHPDDTEEVIKKVFAQNGYTNAWVDGIFDYHHYHSNTHEVMGVFCGKADVQFGGDHGVCIELDKGDVIIIPAGVAHKKLNSTEDFTVVGAYPNGSDYDIKYGKAEERPEADETIAKVKNPDSDPVYGSKGHLFECWYNQNCENV; from the coding sequence ATGGACAAAGAAAAATTGATACAAGAAGCTTACTTAGTTGCGCATAAAATAGAGGAGAATGGCAATTTTCCAAACAACCCCACTTTACCATTAATGATTTACAAAGGTACATTCAGGTTGCACCCTGATGATACCGAAGAAGTGATCAAGAAAGTTTTCGCCCAGAATGGTTATACCAATGCCTGGGTAGATGGTATTTTTGATTACCACCATTACCATAGCAATACGCATGAAGTAATGGGCGTATTTTGTGGCAAGGCCGATGTGCAGTTTGGGGGCGATCATGGTGTTTGCATAGAGCTGGATAAAGGTGATGTAATTATCATTCCTGCAGGTGTAGCCCATAAAAAACTGAACTCAACCGAGGACTTCACTGTTGTTGGAGCATATCCAAATGGCTCAGATTATGACATTAAATATGGCAAAGCTGAGGAGCGGCCTGAAGCAGATGAAACCATTGCCAAAGTGAAAAATCCAGACAGCGACCCTGTTTATGGAAGTAAAGGTCACCTATTTGAATGCTGGTATAATCAAAATTGCGAAAATGTGTAA
- a CDS encoding GxxExxY protein, whose protein sequence is MDENDISYQIRGAVFTVYNALGPGLLESVYETVLAYVLTENGLDVKQQVKLPVVFEGITLDAGYRIDLLINDLVIIEVKSVETLAPVHHKQVLTYLKLSGLKLGLLVNFNSSNISQSIWRKVNGL, encoded by the coding sequence ATGGATGAGAACGATATCTCCTATCAAATAAGGGGTGCAGTATTTACAGTTTACAATGCATTAGGCCCAGGACTATTAGAATCTGTTTATGAAACGGTACTAGCTTATGTTTTAACCGAAAATGGCTTAGATGTTAAGCAACAGGTAAAATTACCGGTTGTTTTTGAAGGTATAACCCTCGATGCTGGCTATCGGATAGATTTATTAATAAACGATCTGGTCATTATCGAAGTAAAATCAGTAGAAACACTTGCGCCTGTTCACCATAAGCAGGTACTTACTTATCTAAAGCTTTCGGGACTAAAACTTGGACTGCTTGTTAATTTTAATTCTTCAAACATATCACAATCAATCTGGAGAAAAGTAAATGGGCTTTAA